One Tetrapisispora phaffii CBS 4417 chromosome 3, complete genome DNA segment encodes these proteins:
- the ATG20 gene encoding Atg20p (similar to Saccharomyces cerevisiae ATG20 (YDL113C); ancestral locus Anc_2.324): MDKQASIHDQNIVEELETVNLNENEPSVLIDSNINSVNSGIPSNNIQKKRIKEISSASEPPDLEQPDRAPEMHETTEARGDTSYVAYSNKIENIDGSNLEINDDLMEKLNISSNKLSSMVNPNTEYSKSHSLDGGLITDSETVRENESKQVPNKSVFITNTNKISEGQGRSYISYSIKYGNDVVQRRYSDFENFRSILVRLFPINIIPSIPEKQTLKSYGKSITNKNTSYLLPLEGTSSIDMALSNINGTVRASEETFIRHRIRILTRFLNKLLDDDEIMSTTIVTDFLDPNVSNWSDFVNSSATFSSLRKSELQCNPLDPTNTTRMHACLPIPSSSSLSPITKERKTEAADGEVEKRDSFEILDNDHKQYETLMKNGIYRHNKRITKAWVGVQEDMNDLSEIFAYLSNNQMGKEATLAEQTTYVSNAYDESATELEKLVGLLYYDIDESFSELVYDAESMKELLNYRRMKKLQLNLIESTLGSKIKHLEKIEHKENETQKNTETFTNEISDPLKPQRQLTYGGLLKNKFNKLTTMVKESLNYQELDPESLKEELGKDIKYLKESQVVASSDLEEISKIIVGRRVSKYVAEREEALTKSLENYSKYMMEYSKKNMEIWKLIRDSQNT; encoded by the coding sequence ATGGATAAGCAAGCTAGTATACATgatcaaaatattgttgaaGAGTTAGAAACTGTTAATTTGAACGAGAATGAACCATCTGTATTAATTGATTCTAATATAAATAGTGTAAATTCAGGTATTCCCTCGAATAATATACAGAAGAAACGAATAAAGGAAATAAGTTCTGCTTCGGAACCACCAGACTTGGAACAACCAGATAGGGCACCTGAAATGCATGAAACTACAGAAGCTAGGGGAGACACATCATATGTAGCTTACagtaataaaattgaaaatattgatgGTTCCAACTTAGAAATAAACGATGATTTGATGGAAAaactaaatatttcaagCAATAAGTTGAGTAGCATGGTAAATCCCAATACAGAGTATTCAAAATCTCATTCTCTCGATGGTGGACTTATTACGGATTCAGAAACTGTACGAGAAAACGAATCCAAACAGGTACCAAATAAATCTGTATTTATAACTAACACAAATAAAATCTCAGAAGGCCAAGGAAGAAGTTACATCTCTTACTCTATAAAATATGGAAATGATGTTGTTCAAAGACGTTATAgtgattttgaaaactttAGATCAATATTAGTTAGACTATTTCCAATAAACATAATACCTTCAATACCAGAAAAACAAACATTAAAAAGCTATGGTAAATCTATTACCAATAAAAATACTTCATATTTGTTACCATTAGAGGGAACAAGTTCTATAGATATGGCTTTATCTAACATTAATGGAACAGTACGAGCCTCAGAAGAGACTTTCATACGACATAGAATAAGGATTTTAACCagatttttgaataaattgCTCGATGACGATGAAATTATGAGTACTACGATTGTTACTGATTTCCTTGATCCTAATGTTTCAAACTGGAGCGATTTTGTGAATAGTTCTGCaacattttcttctttacGTAAGAGTGAACTTCAATGTAATCCACTTGATCCCACAAACACGACAAGAATGCATGCATGTTTACCCATACCATCTTCTTCAAGTTTGTCTCCGATTACAAAAGAGAGAAAAACAGAAGCTGCAGATGGTGAAGTAGAAAAGAGAGACAGTTTTGAGATACTAGATAACGATCATAAGCAATACGAAacattaatgaaaaatggaATTTACAGGCATAATAAACGCATTACGAAAGCATGGGTTGGAGTACAAGAGGATATGAATGATTTAAGTGAGATATTTGCCTATTTGTCAAATAATCAGATGGGGAAAGAAGCCACATTAGCAGAACAAACTACATATGTAAGTAATGCATATGATGAGTCAGCTACagaattggaaaaattgGTGGGcttattatattatgaTATAGATGAATCGTTCAGTGAATTGGTATACGATGCAGAATCTATGAAAGAGCTATTAAACTATAGGAGGATGAAAAAACTTCAATTAAATCTAATAGAATCGACATTAggttcaaaaataaaacatcTAGAAAAGATAGAACacaaagaaaatgaaactCAGAAGAATACTGAAACCTTCACGAATGAGATTAGTGATCCACTAAAACCTCAACGTCAACTAACATATGGTggattattgaaaaataaatttaataaacttaCTACCATGGTAAAAGAGTCCCTAAATTATCAAGAACTTGATCCAGAAAGTctaaaagaagaattgggaaaagatattaaatatttaaaagaatcaCAAGTTGTTGCCTCGTCCGATTTAGAAGAGATTTCTAAGATCATAGTTGGAAGACGAGTAAGCAAGTATGTTGCAGAGAGAGAAGAAGCATTAACCAAATCGTTGGAAAATTATTCGAAATATATGATggaatattcaaaaaagaatatggAAATTTGGAAACTTATACGAGATAGTCAGAATACTTAA
- the LYS5 gene encoding holo-[acyl-carrier-protein] synthase (similar to Saccharomyces cerevisiae LYS5 (YGL154C); ancestral locus Anc_2.314), producing the protein MDSSNDFETLMDTLKNGVDNNWSAILLVLIDPTSISFLDDDYEFELALGLIPFEQRVCILNKKNNADKYKALSNKLLQLFGCGMLLDWKGSADASFTTNKFGKPSVENVSFNMSNGRNLVGMYVVNAGNVDVGIDIASFSDYNTELLNTTDVFAFEEIALFDGVAGNDLRRQLFAHLWSLKEAYIKFLGTGLSYYNALSTLNFAEELKNIYYIKDIDKNEFEKVIGGKSLTFTSYNALNNEVVSVCSENERSVDNKRPSPVVYSINIRCVIDYLDK; encoded by the coding sequence ATGGATTCATCGaatgattttgaaacattaaTGGATACCCTGAAAAATGGTGTTGATAACAACTGGAGTGCGATTTTATTAGTTTTAATTGATCCGACATCGATTTCCTTTTTAGATGATGATTATGAATTTGAACTTGCATTGGGACTAATTCCATTTGAACAAAGAGTCTgtatattgaataaaaaaaataatgctGACAAATACAAGGCGCTAAGTAATAAATTGTTACAGTTATTTGGATGTGGAATGTTATTAGATTGGAAAGGAAGTGCTGATGCTTCTTTTACTACAAACAAATTTGGAAAACCAAGCGTGGAGAACGTTTCGTTTAATATGTCTAATGGTAGGAACTTAGTGGGGATGTATGTCGTCAATGCTGGTAACGTCGATGTTGGTATTGATATCGCTTCTTTTAGCGATTACAATACAGAACTGTTGAATACAACTGATGTGTTTGCCTTTGAAGAGATTGCCTTGTTTGACGGAGTAGCTGGAAATGATCTTAGAAGACAACTATTTGCCCACTTATGGTCTTTGAAGGAAGCCTACATCAAGTTTTTAGGAACGGGTTTATCGTATTACAATGCACTTTCAACATTGAATTTTGcagaagaattgaaaaatatatactatataaaggatattgataaaaatgaatttgaaaaggTGATTGGTGGTAAATCTCTAACGTTTACTAGTTATAATGCTTTAAATAATGAGGTCGTTTCTGTATGTTCTGAAAATGAACGTTCAGTCGATAATAAGAGACCATCCCCGGTGGTATATAGCATAAATATTAGGTGTGTAATAGATTACTTGGATAAATAG
- the ARO2 gene encoding bifunctional chorismate synthase/riboflavin reductase [NAD(P)H] ARO2 (similar to Saccharomyces cerevisiae ARO2 (YGL148W); ancestral locus Anc_2.318) has protein sequence MSTFGQIFRVTTYGESHCKSVGCIVDGIPPGMSLTEEDIQPQLTRRRPGQSKLSTPRNEKDKVEIQSGTEFGKTLGTPLAMIVKNEDQRPHDYSDMDNYPRPSHADYTYMEKYNLKASSGGGRASARETIGRVAAGAIAEKFLQQVSNVEIVAFVTQIGEIKMNRDPFDKKFQHLLNTITRSKVDAVGPIRCPDTSVAGDMVKEIEKYRGANDSIGGVVTCVIRNVPTGLGEPCFDKLEAMLAHAMLSIPASKGFEIGSGFAGVAVPGSKHNDPFYFDDESKKLRTTTNNSGGIQGGISNGENIYFSVPFKSAATICQEQETATYEGQTGILSAKGRHDPSVTPRAIPIVEAMAALVLADALLIQKARDFGKSVVH, from the coding sequence ATGTCAACATTTGGTCAAATATTCCGTGTCACCACATATGGTGAATCCCATTGTAAATCTGTTGGTTGTATTGTAGATGGCATTCCTCCTGGAATGTCATTAACTGAAGAGGACATCCAACCTCAATTGACCAGAAGAAGACCAGGTCAATCGAAATTGTCTACTCCAAGAAATGAGAAGGACAAAGTAGAGATTCAATCAGGCACTGAGTTTGGTAAGACTTTAGGTACTCCACTGGCTATGATTGTCAAGAATGAAGATCAAAGACCCCATGATTATTCTGACATGGACAATTATCCAAGGCCATCTCATGCTGATTACACTTACATGGAAAAGTACAACTTGAAGGCTTCTTCCGGTGGTGGCAGAGCTTCCGCTAGAGAAACTATTGGCAGAGTTGCCGCCGGTGCAATTGCTGAAAAATTCTTACAACAGGTTTCAAACGTGGAGATTGTTGCTTTTGTCACTCAGATCGGTGAGATTAAAATGAACAGAGATCCATTCGATAAGaagttccaacatctatTAAACACAATCACTAGAAGCAAAGTCGATGCTGTGGGTCCAATTAGATGTCCAGACACTTCCGTTGCTGGCGATATGGTAAAAGAAATCGAAAAATATAGAGGTGCCAATGATTCCATCGGTGGTGTCGTCACTTGTGTTATCAGAAACGTCCCCACCGGTTTAGGTGAACCTTGTTTCGACAAATTGGAAGCTATGCTAGCCCATGCAATGTTGTCGATCCCAGCATCGAAAGGGTTTGAAATTGGTTCTGGTTTTGCTGGTGTCGCTGTCCCAGGTTCTAAACACAATGACCCATTCTattttgatgatgaatCGAAGAAATTGAGAACTACAACTAACAACTCTGGTGGTATCCAAGGTGGTATCTCCAACGGTGAAAACATTTACTTCTCAGTCCCATTCAAATCTGCAGCTACTATTTGCCAAGAACAAGAAACCGCTACATACGAAGGTCAAACTGGTATTTTATCCGCAAAAGGTAGACATGATCCTTCTGTCACCCCAAGAGCCATCCCGATCGTCGAGGCCATGGCTGCCTTAGTGTTAGCTGATGCTCTACTGATCCAAAAAGCTAGAGATTTTGGTAAGTCAGTCGTTCATTAG
- the NUP84 gene encoding Nup84p (similar to Saccharomyces cerevisiae NUP84 (YDL116W); ancestral locus Anc_2.320): MDIDIVNDSTTDLCYTEFSKALTEFVYNHFKRNGKHTSISSKNEDDSETSYEDPIDLIREFRSIAAKMAIKESSNDDGNSKLSSDFELEAKLWHLTELILDFRMSSDDDNLDGVSNIKAKPYNSNIVYEKECLENNKSLHEIWIIIYWLQSNLPRVERPNDIPGTKWNNTMVSGNLHSVDLDSPLRDANVIIDAKDKVQDHVFYKYIFDLLLCGEYERVFEECKLSDNITMYMILCGMQEYVDPVVDSQLRNGFEKQQGVKKRILWRRAVYNLSLNDSLDSYERAIYSYLAGDFPNDEEVRSNLSWAKELLIYLNQIMNIEIENYLMKEEKVTKDELILALPSKSMDLQSILNLLSNKYSTEAAHPLRVLIGAVILDTLPSVLHSSVSMLMDVVNGNDDDNDLFHEAYLLRIVTHMSIFIELLNPEVVSKEDNYNLITAYITVLRLHSLLEYIPVYVKFIDSDKGIDAYSFILSTLKDPDTRLKQIEISNSLYLPIVNILKRTTERVFSETEQSYIPNTEVLITKGVSDIDEHLILAVEWLILGKQYEDSIASVLALARRFLINGKVGALSLLFSRNELSSLIKNYQLTKLENSSYDSNSDFSIKELKEYHYLTDIFKQYEEWHKSIKLLNTQSNIPSLIEKFTEYSKNTTDLIKFFLVELTANTDGVDYDILFEIRALYTPYLIIELHKGLLEAASMLKIPKFLDQALRFTDLVANEESKIYLLFQSSGRLKEYLKLVAYTATL, encoded by the coding sequence ATGGATATTGATATCGTTAACGATAGCACAACCGATTTGTGCTACACAGAATTCTCAAAAGCGTTGACTGAATTTGTTTACAATCACTTCAAAAGAAATGGCAAACACACTTCGATTTCCAGcaaaaatgaagatgacaGTGAAACAAGCTACGAAGACCCAATCGATCTGATAAGAGAGTTTCGTTCAATTGCTGCTAAAATGGCAATTAAGGAATCTTCTAATGACGACGGCAATTCTAAACTTTCCAGTGATTTTGAATTGGAAGCTAAATTATGGCATTTAACCGAATTGATCTTGGATTTTAGAATGTCATCAGATGATGATAACTTAGACGGtgtatcaaatattaaagcCAAACCTTACAATTCAAACATTGTTTACGAAAAGGAAtgtttagaaaataataaaagcTTACATGAGATAtggattataatatattggtTACAGAGTAATTTACCAAGAGTTGAAAGACCAAACGATATCCCAGGAACGAAATGGAATAACACAATGGTTTCTGGTAATTTACATAGTGTAGATTTAGATTCTCCTTTGCGTGACGCTAACGTAATTATCGATGCGAAAGACAAAGTTCAAGACCATGTGttctataaatatatctttgATTTATTGTTGTGTGGTGAATACGAGAGAGTATTTGAAGAATGTAAATTATCagataatattacaatGTACATGATTCTTTGCGGTATGCAAGAATACGTCGATCCGGTTGTTGACTCACAACTTCGAAATGGATTTGAAAAACAACAAGGTGTTAAGAAACGTATATTGTGGAGAAGGGCAGTTTATAATCTGTCACTAAACGATTCTTTAGATTCCTATGAACGTGCTATTTACAGTTATTTAGCTGGTGACTTCCCGAACGATGAAGAGGTGAGATCAAATTTAAGCTGGGCTAAAGAACTACTAATATATCTGAACCAGATAAtgaatattgaaattgaaaattatttaatgaaagaagaaaaagttaCAAAAGATGAACTGATACTAGCATTACCATCTAAATCTATGGATCTGCAATCTATATTAAATCTCctatcaaataaatattctacAGAAGCAGCACATCCACTAAGAGTGTTAATCGGAGCTGTGATCTTAGATACTTTACCATCCGTGTTACATTCATCTGTTTCGATGCTAATGGACGTAGTCAACGGAAATGATGACGACaatgatttatttcatGAAGCATATTTATTGAGAATCGTCACTCATATGAGcatatttattgaattactCAACCCAGAAGTAGTATCCAAAGAAGATAactataatttaataacgGCCTATATTACTGTTCTAAGATTACattcattattagaatACATTCCAGTATATGTCAAATTTATAGATTCTGATAAGGGCATAGATGCATATTCGTTTATTCTGTCGACATTGAAAGATCCTGACACTAGATTAAAACAAATCGAGATCTCTAATAGTTTATACCTACCAATAGTCAACATATTAAAAAGAACAACTGAAAGAGTCTTTTCTGAAACAGAACAGTCTTATATTCCAAATACAGAGGTCCTAATTACTAAAGGTGTCTCGGATATTGATGaacatttaattttagCGGTTGAATGGTTAATTTTAGGTAAACAATATGAAGACTCAATTGCATCCGTGTTAGCATTAGCTAGGAGATTTTTGATTAATGGAAAAGTTGGAGCTTTATCGTTATTGTTTTCAAGAAACGAGCTCTcttctttaattaaaaattatcagCTTACTAAATTAGAGAACTCATCATATGATAGTAATAGCGATTTTTCTATAAAGGAATTAAAGGAATACCATTACTTGacagatatatttaaacagTACGAGGAATGGCATAAATCGATTAAGCTCTTGAATACGCAATCAAATATTCCAAGtttgattgaaaaattcactgaatattcaaaaaacaCTACGGATttgattaaattttttttagttGAATTGACAGCTAATACAGATGGTGTAGATTACGATATTTTATTCGAAATTAGAGCATTGTACACACCATACCTAATTATCGAACTTCACAAAGGTTTATTAGAAGCTGCATCAATGTTAAAAATACCTAAATTCTTGGATCAAGCATTAAGGTTTACAGATTTAGTTGCAAATGAAGAGagcaaaatatatttattgttcCAATCAAGTGGCAGATTAAAggaatatttgaaattagtTGCTTATACAGCCACATTATAA
- the TRM3 gene encoding tRNA (guanosine(18)-2'-O)-methyltransferase (similar to Saccharomyces cerevisiae TRM3 (YDL112W); ancestral locus Anc_2.325) produces the protein MSSSEAFIAKYLSQQQQLELINDLIDNNDFVKLSELFVALKDLLILSDIDEAIIKLYSKIEPIIIEVLSNSEIDDESLNIEVNIMQGETMENIVQLINTLPSLQCKVQNWILVKLKEYIRHFKTRLFNPEFYDNFVNNSIKNFEDSSSQTYSAVALLNLLECIQTSSNDTENHETSEINTIIVILLGSDINNIASAAEKNLRWRIQYIVQQCLSSDSFDKFIWVLIQSLYQDGKSSEWKIYNALTFQLRFISAGKISDHLKLILKIDSFWENIQSALNSDIHLYRKLGLSVLQSTIKVISLSIEKIDTKLFHWDMNQKNEIIESWKKFTTLYEIITLDTSLNQLEEASSEVIEIFKNEYIYPSWSMLLFSTGLNASMESVRKYVLSLVFKVQNKEIFLSNTDILKDTILPTIAQAQFYITDGVTCKYGDTVSSFVSDLILTGSNTAEDILKVILEMIIERNSSFDASRVYISFGILSAFKSKKLRILSSTHLVLLRKIFEFEAEDEITETTLQKIYLKCLLYISKTVSVTEWIHTLANEITCRGSYRYISSLFEDLRDFAVINFEFDKSRDLLEPLLGTSVTFDLLAAILFSVEVQPTKSFLLEIAKSEEVLDNYTQDINDLLLKLLNEDLEDEEYILMDQLCKYKGFSTITWTSVSAKHVFQQLNSKFTGNKFIFFVSIFEYTANYNMEADEINFNDIIQLYNTIKLHVQQFSQDEFKFKDKIYANYFQLVQTYLKSNAIEIKIGDGELSHLIEIMRSNCTTDSGNYLSDFSIGMLIEYILNTFFTETVENGDIENAYVLNLFDILVLLWENIASERLVLKQRAFHLCLIKSIFNPIIMLHAAKKNNSIYLMLKDIGCNIIAQAHARRGFLPSISKCFSDFIPKFSKLLSKDNSEYEWIGKLLRKAFTLQLANSNVFQIKSTIATLFDNNLTSYVASSPYGIYFDVYGAEESSSRVYIIDTIISSPSFFKEHFVYAALTETSALTPVKRTDGVEEVQRLLLWQLIVACAPKLDAEILIHYSSKYILDSLFLESSPLVRIYKEWYLAFEIAHSIESGSISNSCDFLFSQLDDHSRPMLVVSAEKILFIVLKYLAENGIEHQAILERFIGILIANASSNKPHVRHFSNSLMISFWPVFEESISDKTLRLVLHNLYDNAKMSELTGQYRTGDANIWDLKADYTFTNVFGIILKRTTDHDVPYICESTFTKYMQHLDDSLIGSDNEDSWLSKRDPSNNNREIKVIDQKGSQLQTKSGAWETVVDINATENEEKVKRSDLIVVSSLVDKPPNLGGICRLCDVLGVGLLTVQDLRVKNHPQFKNVAVTADKWMPMVEVPIDNIIKFMQEKKKEGYTLIGLEQTDKSIELNQYYKFPKKSLILLGTEAHGIPGYLLSELDLCLEIQQHGVIRSMNIQTATAVICYSYTVQHM, from the coding sequence atgtCTTCTTCAGAAGCTTTTATAGCAAAATATTTGAgtcaacaacaacaattagAATTGATCAATGACCTGATAGATAACAATGACTTTGTAAAATTGTCTGAACTATTCGTAGCTTTGAAAGACTTACTGATATTATCAGATATAGACGAGGCTATCATCAAATTATACTCTAAAATAGAACCGATAATAATAGAGGTGTTGTCCAATTCTGAAATTGATGACGAGAGCTTAAATATCgaagtaaatataatgcaaGGTGAAACAATGGAGAATATTGTTCAATTAATCAATACCCTTCCAAGCCTTCAATGTAAGGTTCAAAATTGGATTTTAGTAAAGTTAAAGGAATATATCAGACATTTTAAGACACGTTTATTTAATCCAGAATTTTATGATAACtttgttaataattcaataaaaaattttgaagattcGTCATCTCAGACATACAGTGCTGTCGCTTTACTAAATTTATTGGAATGTATTCAAACATCATCAAATGATACAGAAAATCACGAAACAAGCGAGATTAATACAATTATCGTTATTTTACTTGGTTctgatataaataatatagcTTCTGCAGCTGAAAAAAACTTGAGATGGAGGATTCAATACATAGTCCAACAATGTTTATCCTCTGATTcgtttgataaatttatttggGTACTTATTCAATCGTTATATCAGGATGGTAAATCTTCAGAATGGAAGATATACAATGCTTTGACTTTTCAGCTTAGATTTATATCTGCCGGTAAAATATCTGaccatttaaaattaatactAAAAATCGACTCTTTTTGGgaaaatattcaatctGCATTAAACAGTGATATTCACTTGTATAGAAAGCTTGGTTTATCTGTCCTTCAATCAACTATTAAAGTTATATCACTttctattgaaaaaattgatacCAAGCTATTTCACTGGGATATGAACCAAAAGAATGAGATAATTGAAAGTTGGAAAAAATTCACCACTCTATATGAGATTATTACTTTAGATACATCATTAAACCAACTTGAAGAAGCATCTTCAGAAGTTATTGagatattcaaaaatgaGTATATTTATCCAAGTTGGTCAATGCTACTTTTTTCTACAGGACTTAATGCTTCAATGGAAAGTGTTAGAAAATATGTTTTATCTCTGGTCTTCAAAGttcaaaataaagaaatatttttatcaaacaCTGATATATTAAAGGATACTATTTTGCCTACTATTGCTCAGGCgcaattttatattaccGATGGCGTAACTTGCAAGTATGGTGATACTGTATCATCTTTTGTTAGTGACTTAATATTAACGGGTTCCAATACTGCTGAGGATATTCTCAAAGTAATTTTAGAAATGATAATTGAACGTAATAGTTCATTTGATGCTTCTAGAGTTTATATATCATTTGGTATACTTTCTGCTTTCAAATccaaaaaattaagaatATTGAGTTCCACTCATCTCGTACTTTtgagaaaaatatttgaatttgaagctgaagatgaaattacTGAAACGACATTACAGAAAATATATCTAAAATGTCtactatatatatctaaaaCAGTTTCTGTTACAGAGTGGATTCACACATTAGCAAATGAAATTACTTGTAGAGGAAGTTATAGATatatttcatcattatttgaagatttaaGAGATTTTGCagttattaattttgaattcgATAAGTCAAGAGACCTTTTAGAACCTCTTCTAGGAACTTCAGTTACATTTGATTTATTGGCAGCTATCCTGTTTAGTGTAGAAGTTCAACCTacaaaatcatttttattagaaatTGCCAAATCAGAAGAAGTCCTAGATAACTACACACAGGAcataaatgatttattgCTCAAGTTACTAAATGAAGATCTTGAAGATGAGGAATATATACTAATGGATCAATTGTGTAAATACAAAGGATTTTCTACAATCACCTGGACATCTGTTTCGGCCAAGCATGTTTTTCAGCAATTGAATTCTAAATTTACTGGCAATAAATTCATATTCTTTGTTTCAATCTTTGAATACACTGCAAACTATAACATGGAAGCTGATGAGATAAACTTCAATGATATTATCCAACTCTACAATACTATTAAATTGCATGTACAACAGTTTTCTCAAGATGAATTTAAgtttaaagataaaatatatgCTAATTATTTCCAATTAGTCCAGACCTACTTAAAATCGAATGCTATTGAGATTAAAATAGGTGATGGCGAATTATCtcatttaattgaaattatgaGATCAAATTGCACTACCGATAGCGGTAATTACCTTTCAGATTTCTCAATAGGTATGCtgattgaatatattttaaatacaTTTTTTACTGAAACAGTTGAGAATGGTGATATAGAGAACGCATATGTGCTTAACTTATTTGACATCCTAGTCTTATTGTGGGAAAATATAGCCAGTGAGCGTTTAGTACTAAAACAGCGTGCTTTCCATTTGTGCTTAATCAAATCTATATTCAATCCAATCATTATGTTACATGCtgcaaagaaaaataatagcaTTTATCTAATGTTAAAGGATATAGGTTGCAATATTATTGCTCAAGCGCATGCAAGGAGAGGATTTTTGCCTTCCATATCAAAATGCTTTTCTGATTTCATACCCAAATTTTCAAAGTTATTGTCTAAAGATAATAGTGAATATGAATGGATTGGAAAATTATTAAGGAAAGCATTTACTTTACAGCTGGCCAATTCTAATGtgtttcaaataaaaagtaCAATTGCAACTTTATTTGATAACAACTTGACTTCTTATGTTGCATCGTCTCCTTATggtatatattttgatgtTTATGGTGCTGAAGAAAGTTCATCTAGAGTTTATATCATCGATACTATAATAAGTTCAccttcattttttaaagaacATTTTGTATATGCAGCATTAACAGAAACTTCAGCATTAACTCCAGTTAAAAGAACTGATGGTGTAGAAGAAGTTCAACGTTTATTGTTATGGCAATTGATAGTGGCATGTGCACCGAAGCTAGATGCAGAAATTTTAATACACTATTCATCCAAGTATATTTTGGACAGTTTATTTCTTGAGAGTTCTCCACTTGTAAGAATCTATAAGGAATGGTATTTAGCTTTTGAAATTGCTCACTCTATTGAATCTGGTAGCATCTCCAATTCGTGTGATTTCCTGTTTTCGCAATTAGATGATCACAGCAGACCAATGTTGGTAGTCAGTGCAGAAAAGattctttttattgttCTCAAATACTTAGCTGAAAACGGAATTGAACATCAAGCTATTCTTGAAAGATTCATTGGTATCTTAATTGCTAATGCTTCTTCTAACAAACCACATGTAAGACATTTCTCTAATTCCCTAATGATCAGCTTCTGGCCAGTATTCGAGGAGTCAATATCAGATAAGACATTGAGATTAGTTTTACATAACCTTTATGATAATGCTAAAATGTCCGAGTTAACCGGGCAATACAGAACTGGAGATGCCAATATTTGGGATCTGAAGGCAGACTATACGTTTACAAATGTTTTTGGTATTATCCTGAAAAGAACCACCGACCATGACGTTCCTTATATTTGTGAATCTACCTTTACTAAATATATGCAACATTTAGATGATAGCTTAATTGGAAGTGATAACGAAGATTCTTGGTTATCGAAGAGAGACCCAagcaataataatagagAGATCAAAGTCATTGATCAAAAAGGCAGTCAATTACAGACAAAGAGTGGGGCCTGGGAAACTGTTGTAGATATCAATGCAACAGAAAATGAAGAGAAAGTAAAACGTTCAGATTTAATTGTTGTATCATCTTTGGTAGATAAACCACCTAATTTGGGTGGTATCTGTAGATTATGCGATGTTCTTGGAGTAGGATTATTGACTGTCCAAGATCTTAGGGTTAAAAATCATCcacaatttaaaaatgttgcAGTTACAGCCGATAAATGGATGCCAATGGTAGAAGTTCCAATTGATAACATCATCAAATTCATGCAggaaaaaaagaaagaaggCTACACATTAATAGGGCTGGAACAAACAGACAAATCTATTGAATTGAATCAGTATTACAAGTTTCCTAAAAAATCACTAATTTTATTGGGAACTGAAGCCCATGGTATACCTGGTTACTTATTAAGTGAATTGGATTTATGTCTGGAAATCCAACAGCACGGTGTCATTAGATCGATGAACATCCAAACAGCTACTGCTGTTATCTGTTATTCATACACCGTACAGCATATGTAA